A genomic segment from Pseudoduganella chitinolytica encodes:
- a CDS encoding TonB-dependent receptor, giving the protein MKFFAPERSTRTALQLSPVAAGCALFVAALANPAAAQAQTTQADASPAPMTTVTVTGIRRGIEDAISVKKDATSIVEAISAEDIGKLPDVSIAESIARLPGLAAQRVAGRAQVISVRGLSPDFATTLLNGREQVSTGDNRSVEFDQYPSELLSGVTIYKTPDAGLIGQGLSGTIDLQTVRPLNFGKRTVALNARGEANSLGSMANTKSVGNRFSVSYIDQFLNRTLGFAIGYAHLESPVLAQETGIYEPWKTESRPGLPAGTTTTDGIKALARTGYNRRDGLMGVVEYRPTKKFTSTVDFYASIFKHEDTANQFEIPLGGWNGGLTPGLQFTNVTKNGNAIGTATANNVYPLVRGMYTDRRDDIRALGWNNELRLDGVKLVADFSWSKAKRDELSIENNTQLGAVNSAQYLDNVNLAFNTGAFPTMAPGRSDYSNVSNLYLKNTIYGSGYGKVPYVEDELKSVKLTANFQAPAALEGWFSGFDVGVNYSDRSKDKSQPEGGLTLNGNPTTIDPSLVYGTVDLGFAGVGNLPAWNVPAVLARYMSFNPSATSGNVILKTWSVEEKISTAFAKANIEHEFGDITLRGNAGVQIQHTKQGSDSNYFNGALPAGSQVQPIHAGKSYTDYLPSINLNFGLPNDQTVRVALAKQIARPRVDQLRAAVDFGVSDTTFKPGASGGNAELDPWRAKAFDISYEKYFGKKAYLAGAFFFKKLDTYIFTQTRTFDFSAFVPGTKANTVFGDFKAPFNGKGGNMRGVELSGSLPLNMLTPVLDGFGIVASGTYTDSNIAIQEPDGSIGQNIPLPGLSKRVTNLTVYYEKAGFETRLSQRKRSDFVGEIGNFAAERSLRYVVGENVLDFQVGYTFQDGPLKNLGVVLQANNLQDTAYETYNGSKNQQLEYQKYGRTILLGVNYKF; this is encoded by the coding sequence ATGAAATTCTTCGCGCCTGAGCGCAGCACGCGCACAGCCCTGCAACTGAGCCCTGTGGCCGCCGGCTGCGCGCTCTTCGTCGCTGCGCTGGCCAATCCGGCCGCAGCACAAGCACAGACCACCCAGGCCGACGCGTCGCCGGCCCCCATGACCACCGTGACCGTGACGGGCATCCGTCGCGGTATCGAGGATGCGATCTCCGTCAAGAAGGACGCCACGTCCATCGTCGAGGCCATCTCCGCCGAGGACATCGGCAAGCTGCCGGACGTATCGATCGCCGAATCCATCGCCCGCCTGCCTGGCCTGGCCGCCCAGCGCGTGGCCGGCCGCGCGCAGGTGATCTCCGTGCGTGGCCTGTCGCCCGACTTCGCGACCACGCTGCTGAACGGCCGCGAGCAGGTCTCCACCGGCGACAACCGCAGCGTGGAGTTCGACCAGTACCCGTCCGAACTGCTGTCGGGCGTGACCATCTACAAGACGCCGGACGCGGGCCTGATCGGCCAGGGCCTGTCCGGCACGATCGACCTGCAGACCGTGCGTCCGCTGAACTTCGGCAAGCGCACCGTGGCGCTGAATGCGCGCGGCGAAGCCAATTCGCTGGGCAGCATGGCCAACACGAAGTCGGTGGGCAACCGCTTCTCCGTCAGCTACATCGACCAGTTCCTGAACCGCACCCTGGGCTTCGCCATCGGCTACGCCCACCTGGAGTCGCCGGTGCTGGCGCAGGAGACGGGCATCTACGAACCATGGAAGACGGAGTCGCGTCCTGGCCTGCCGGCCGGCACCACCACGACCGATGGCATCAAGGCGCTGGCCCGTACCGGCTACAACCGCCGCGATGGCCTGATGGGCGTCGTCGAATACCGTCCGACCAAGAAGTTCACCAGCACGGTCGACTTCTACGCGTCGATCTTCAAGCACGAGGACACGGCCAACCAGTTCGAGATCCCGCTGGGTGGCTGGAACGGCGGCCTGACGCCAGGCCTGCAGTTCACGAACGTGACCAAGAACGGCAACGCGATCGGCACCGCGACCGCGAACAATGTCTATCCGCTGGTGCGCGGCATGTACACCGACCGCCGCGACGACATCCGCGCGCTGGGCTGGAACAACGAGCTGCGCCTGGACGGCGTCAAGCTGGTGGCTGACTTCAGCTGGTCGAAGGCCAAGCGCGACGAGCTCTCGATCGAGAACAACACGCAGCTGGGCGCCGTCAACAGCGCGCAGTACCTGGACAACGTCAACCTCGCCTTCAACACGGGCGCGTTCCCGACGATGGCGCCGGGCCGCAGCGACTACAGCAATGTGTCGAACCTGTACCTGAAGAATACGATCTACGGCTCCGGCTACGGCAAGGTGCCGTACGTGGAGGATGAGCTGAAGAGCGTGAAGCTGACGGCGAACTTCCAGGCGCCCGCCGCGCTGGAAGGCTGGTTCTCCGGCTTCGACGTGGGCGTCAACTACAGCGACCGCAGCAAGGACAAGAGCCAGCCCGAAGGCGGCCTGACCTTGAACGGCAACCCGACGACGATCGATCCGTCGCTGGTGTACGGTACCGTCGACCTGGGCTTTGCCGGCGTGGGCAACCTGCCGGCCTGGAACGTCCCGGCCGTGCTGGCACGCTACATGTCGTTCAACCCGAGCGCCACCAGCGGCAACGTGATCCTGAAGACCTGGTCGGTGGAGGAAAAGATCTCGACCGCGTTCGCCAAGGCGAACATCGAGCATGAGTTCGGCGACATCACGCTGCGCGGCAATGCCGGCGTGCAGATCCAGCACACCAAGCAGGGTTCGGACTCGAACTACTTCAACGGCGCGCTGCCGGCCGGCTCGCAGGTGCAGCCGATCCACGCGGGCAAGTCGTACACGGACTACCTGCCGAGCATCAACCTGAACTTCGGCCTGCCGAACGACCAGACCGTGCGCGTGGCCCTGGCCAAGCAGATCGCCCGTCCGCGCGTCGACCAGCTGCGCGCCGCCGTCGACTTCGGCGTCTCCGACACCACGTTCAAGCCGGGTGCATCGGGCGGCAATGCCGAGCTGGATCCATGGCGCGCCAAGGCGTTCGACATCTCGTACGAGAAGTACTTCGGCAAGAAGGCCTACCTGGCCGGCGCGTTCTTCTTCAAGAAGCTCGACACCTACATCTTCACCCAGACGCGCACGTTCGACTTCTCCGCGTTCGTGCCGGGCACGAAGGCCAACACGGTGTTCGGCGACTTCAAGGCACCGTTCAACGGCAAGGGCGGCAACATGCGTGGCGTGGAGCTGTCCGGCTCCCTGCCGCTGAACATGCTGACGCCAGTGCTGGACGGCTTCGGCATCGTTGCCAGCGGCACCTACACCGACAGCAACATCGCCATCCAGGAACCGGACGGCTCGATCGGCCAGAACATCCCGCTGCCTGGCCTGTCCAAGCGCGTGACGAACCTGACCGTGTACTACGAGAAGGCCGGCTTCGAGACGCGCCTGTCGCAGCGCAAGCGCTCCGACTTCGTGGGCGAGATCGGCAACTTCGCGGCCGAACGTTCGCTGCGCTACGTCGTCGGCGAGAACGTGCTCGACTTCCAGGTCGGCTACACGTTCCAGGACGGCCCGCTGAAGAACCTCGGCGTGGTGCTGCAGGCGAACAACCTGCAGGACACGGCCTATGAAACCTACAACGGCTCGAAGAACCAGCAGCTGGAATACCAGAAATACGGCCGCACCATCCTGCTGGGCGTGAACTACAAGTTCTAA